From Bosea sp. NBC_00550, the proteins below share one genomic window:
- a CDS encoding AI-2E family transporter, with protein sequence MTSGNVHQAAQVVIATILVIAALSVASSVFAPVAFALFIIALVWPLQKMLQGFLPRLLALAVSVIVMTVAFVYVGSLVVSAFGRVGRWIVADAARFQAFYDQVTLWLEGHGIAVAGAWSEAFSVGWMLRTAQTVTGRLNSTMSFWLVVLVYVFLGLLEVDDFGRKLKGMRNRAAGALLLQGSMETAAKIRRYMLVRTLMSVITGILVWLFARAVGLQLAEEWGFIAFSLNYIPFLGPLVATVFPTLFAMTQFGSWQAVVAVFACLNLIQFVVGSYVEPRVAGSALSISPATVLFSVFFWSYLWGVFGAFIGVPITIAFLTFCALHPSSLWLAEIFGSPQKDAPVVDGEPVTR encoded by the coding sequence ATGACGAGCGGTAATGTCCACCAGGCGGCTCAGGTCGTGATCGCCACGATCCTGGTGATCGCGGCGCTTTCCGTCGCGAGCTCGGTCTTCGCGCCGGTCGCCTTCGCGCTGTTCATCATCGCGCTGGTCTGGCCTCTCCAGAAGATGCTTCAGGGCTTTCTGCCGCGGCTGCTCGCTCTCGCCGTCAGCGTCATCGTCATGACCGTCGCATTCGTCTATGTCGGCTCGCTGGTTGTGTCCGCGTTCGGACGTGTCGGGCGCTGGATCGTCGCCGACGCCGCCCGATTCCAGGCGTTCTACGACCAGGTCACGCTCTGGCTCGAAGGGCATGGAATCGCAGTGGCGGGAGCATGGTCGGAGGCGTTCAGCGTCGGCTGGATGCTCCGGACAGCCCAGACCGTCACCGGCCGGCTGAACAGCACGATGAGTTTCTGGCTCGTGGTGCTGGTCTATGTCTTTCTCGGGCTGCTGGAGGTCGATGATTTCGGCCGCAAGCTCAAGGGCATGCGCAACCGCGCCGCCGGCGCCCTGCTGCTGCAGGGCAGCATGGAGACCGCCGCCAAGATCAGGCGCTACATGCTGGTCAGAACCCTGATGAGCGTGATCACCGGCATCCTGGTCTGGCTCTTTGCCAGGGCCGTAGGGCTTCAGCTCGCGGAGGAATGGGGCTTCATCGCCTTCTCGCTGAACTACATTCCGTTCCTCGGCCCGCTCGTCGCCACGGTCTTCCCGACCCTGTTCGCGATGACGCAGTTCGGATCGTGGCAGGCCGTGGTCGCGGTCTTCGCCTGTCTCAACCTGATCCAGTTCGTCGTGGGCAGCTATGTCGAGCCCCGCGTCGCCGGCAGCGCGCTCTCGATCTCGCCGGCCACCGTGCTGTTCTCGGTGTTCTTCTGGAGCTATCTCTGGGGCGTCTTCGGCGCCTTCATCGGCGTGCCCATCACCATCGCCTTCCTCACCTTCTGCGCCCTGCACCCGTCGAGCCTGTGGCTCGCGGAAATCTTCGGCTCGCCGCAGAAGGACGCACCCGTTGTGGATGGCGAGCCGGTCACGCGCTGA
- a CDS encoding efflux RND transporter periplasmic adaptor subunit, with protein MRHSGASSRLGCFAAATVIAFAVASCNREEQATPAPVRVVRTITVEPPRQAPDLTFTGHIEAQDQASLSFRIGGRLAERLVGLGASVREGETVARLDPENELNDLRSAQAVLTAAQGDLRKAENQFQRQSHLLERHITTQADFESAKQALTAARAQVDAAQARVRSAEDVVGFTTLKADAPGIVTRVGAEPAEVVAAGRMIVQLARREGRDAVFEIPADLARQLTPDMQVRVALAGEAGAEATGRVREIAPQADPVTRTFQIRVGLTDPAPAFRLGAAVSGSIRDSGGGAIAIPATALTQRDQGIGVWVVDPKALTVSLRKLDVTSSDPAAARIAKGLDIGDIVVTAGAGLLREGQRVRLIGAEPR; from the coding sequence ATGAGGCATAGTGGAGCTTCGTCACGCCTGGGCTGCTTTGCCGCCGCGACCGTCATCGCGTTTGCCGTCGCCTCCTGCAACCGGGAGGAACAGGCGACGCCTGCGCCCGTGCGCGTCGTCCGAACCATCACCGTCGAGCCGCCCCGCCAGGCGCCCGACCTGACCTTCACCGGCCATATCGAGGCACAGGACCAGGCTTCCCTTTCGTTCCGGATCGGCGGCCGGCTGGCGGAGCGCCTCGTCGGCCTCGGCGCAAGCGTCCGGGAGGGAGAAACCGTGGCGCGGCTCGATCCCGAGAACGAGCTCAACGATCTCCGCTCGGCTCAGGCCGTGCTGACGGCGGCGCAGGGCGACCTGCGCAAGGCGGAAAACCAGTTCCAGCGGCAAAGCCATCTGCTCGAGCGGCACATCACCACGCAGGCCGATTTCGAGAGTGCCAAGCAGGCGCTCACAGCCGCCCGCGCCCAGGTCGATGCCGCTCAGGCGCGCGTCCGGTCGGCCGAGGATGTCGTCGGCTTCACGACGCTGAAGGCCGATGCGCCCGGCATCGTCACGCGCGTCGGGGCCGAGCCCGCCGAGGTCGTCGCCGCCGGCCGGATGATCGTCCAGCTCGCCAGGCGCGAGGGCCGCGACGCGGTCTTCGAAATCCCGGCCGATCTGGCGCGCCAGCTCACGCCCGACATGCAGGTGCGGGTCGCTCTGGCCGGTGAGGCAGGGGCCGAAGCGACCGGCCGGGTGCGCGAGATCGCGCCGCAGGCCGACCCCGTCACCCGCACATTCCAGATCAGGGTGGGTCTCACCGATCCGGCGCCGGCCTTCCGTCTCGGCGCGGCCGTCTCGGGCTCGATCCGTGACAGCGGCGGCGGAGCGATCGCCATCCCCGCCACCGCGCTGACACAGCGGGACCAGGGCATCGGCGTCTGGGTGGTCGATCCCAAGGCCCTGACCGTTTCCCTGCGCAAGCTCGACGTGACCAGCTCCGACCCGGCCGCCGCCCGGATCGCCAAGGGTTTGGACATAGGCGACATCGTCGTCACCGCCGGCGCCGGGCTTCTGCGTGAAGGCCAGCGCGTGCGCCTGATCGGAGCGGAGCCGCGATGA
- a CDS encoding DUF1269 domain-containing protein: protein MSDLVFIAFPTEQKAEEVRQKVLSLQREYLIELGDAVVVVKDDKGQVKLNQMINLTATGAASGALWGTLIGFIFLAPLVGTALGAASGALSGKFTDIGINDQFMKDAASALQPNTAGLFLLIRKMTTDKVLADLKGVGGTLISTSFDETKEGQLREALSAVASTEASPA, encoded by the coding sequence ATGAGTGATCTCGTTTTCATCGCCTTCCCGACCGAGCAGAAGGCCGAGGAAGTCCGCCAGAAGGTCCTTTCGCTCCAGCGCGAATACCTGATCGAGCTCGGCGACGCCGTCGTGGTCGTCAAGGACGACAAGGGCCAGGTGAAGCTCAACCAGATGATCAACCTGACCGCGACGGGCGCCGCCTCGGGCGCGCTCTGGGGCACGCTGATCGGCTTCATCTTCCTGGCGCCGCTGGTCGGCACGGCGCTCGGTGCCGCCTCCGGCGCGCTGAGCGGCAAGTTCACGGACATCGGCATCAACGACCAGTTCATGAAGGATGCCGCCTCGGCATTGCAGCCGAACACGGCGGGCCTCTTCCTGCTGATCCGCAAGATGACGACGGACAAGGTCCTCGCTGACCTCAAGGGTGTCGGCGGCACTTTGATCAGCACCTCCTTCGACGAGACGAAGGAAGGCCAGCTACGCGAGGCCCTGTCGGCCGTGGCGAGCACCGAGGCGTCGCCGGCGTGA
- a CDS encoding metallophosphoesterase family protein, with product MPMIIEPRNGDAEDDASSTKTHSLIAIAGSLLGEISLPKLALAWVIGALLPSLLLGAAPLVLTAWVASISGRVTALAGISSLILLALVGTVGWYGFRPLFRMAERSFWSLNALVVQPGYAVCREGLQHLAERFFSAGRNPDRRATWRAGSAIGAGLLGCLVSGAVCALVWPATRWSGGFADFIDPLRLVVPALANAVAVMSLYLAAASLFWGMADGFMDQPRDLGGFDVVPASARRWRVAHLSDVHVVGERYGFRIESGRAGPRGNERFLQVLDRLAEIHAAEPLDLLLITGDMTDAGRSAEWAEFLDAMQRHPALAERSLILPGNHDVNIVDRANPARLELPGSPGKRLRQMRTLSAIAALQGERVRVFDQSRTKLAGSLTSALAPHRDRIAAFADAGGMRLSVGLGTIWVDVFPMVLPPAEPDGLGVILLNSNAEAHFSFTNALGLVAEEDMQAVLAVIREFPQARWVLALHHHPIEYPRPAKAFSERIGTALINGSRLLRLLRPVSHRMVAMHGHRHIDWIGRCGALKIVSAPSPVMEATEADPTCFYIHTLAAAEAGIALLEPQRIVIEPRASAVSA from the coding sequence ATGCCGATGATTATCGAGCCGCGAAACGGCGATGCCGAGGACGATGCGAGCAGCACCAAGACGCATTCGCTGATCGCGATCGCCGGCAGCCTGCTCGGCGAGATCAGCCTGCCCAAGCTCGCGCTCGCCTGGGTCATCGGGGCGCTGCTACCGAGCCTGCTGCTGGGCGCGGCCCCCCTCGTCCTCACCGCCTGGGTCGCCTCGATATCGGGCCGCGTCACCGCGCTCGCCGGGATCAGCTCCCTGATCCTGCTCGCTTTGGTCGGAACGGTCGGCTGGTACGGTTTCCGCCCGCTGTTTCGCATGGCGGAGAGAAGCTTCTGGTCGCTCAACGCGCTGGTGGTACAGCCGGGCTATGCCGTCTGCCGGGAAGGCCTGCAGCACCTCGCCGAACGCTTCTTCTCCGCCGGGCGAAACCCGGACAGGCGCGCAACCTGGCGCGCCGGCAGCGCGATCGGTGCCGGCCTGCTGGGCTGCCTCGTCTCGGGCGCCGTGTGCGCTCTCGTCTGGCCGGCCACCCGCTGGTCCGGCGGCTTCGCCGATTTCATCGACCCGCTGCGGCTCGTCGTCCCGGCTCTCGCCAATGCCGTCGCCGTGATGTCGCTGTATCTGGCCGCCGCCTCGCTGTTCTGGGGCATGGCCGACGGCTTCATGGATCAGCCGCGCGATCTGGGGGGCTTCGATGTCGTGCCGGCGTCGGCCCGCCGATGGCGCGTCGCGCATCTCTCGGACGTGCATGTCGTCGGCGAGCGCTACGGCTTCAGGATCGAGAGCGGGCGCGCCGGCCCGCGCGGCAACGAGCGGTTCCTGCAAGTGCTCGACAGGCTGGCGGAGATCCACGCGGCCGAGCCCCTCGACCTGCTGCTCATCACCGGCGACATGACCGATGCCGGGCGCTCGGCCGAATGGGCCGAATTCCTCGACGCGATGCAACGCCATCCCGCGCTTGCCGAGCGCAGCCTGATCCTGCCCGGAAACCACGACGTCAACATCGTCGATCGCGCCAACCCCGCCCGGCTCGAATTGCCCGGCAGCCCCGGCAAGCGCTTGCGCCAGATGCGGACGCTTTCGGCCATCGCGGCCCTGCAGGGCGAGCGCGTGCGGGTCTTCGACCAGAGCCGGACGAAGCTGGCCGGCAGCCTTACGAGCGCACTAGCGCCGCATCGCGACAGGATCGCCGCCTTCGCCGATGCCGGCGGCATGCGGCTTTCGGTGGGGCTCGGCACGATCTGGGTCGATGTCTTTCCGATGGTGCTGCCGCCGGCGGAGCCCGACGGGCTCGGCGTCATCCTGCTGAACTCCAATGCGGAAGCGCATTTCTCCTTCACCAACGCGCTCGGCCTCGTCGCCGAGGAGGACATGCAGGCCGTCCTCGCCGTCATCCGCGAATTCCCGCAGGCGCGTTGGGTCCTCGCCCTCCACCACCATCCGATCGAGTATCCGCGGCCGGCGAAGGCTTTTTCGGAGCGTATCGGAACCGCGCTGATCAATGGCAGCCGCCTGCTGCGGCTGCTGCGGCCGGTGTCACACAGAATGGTCGCGATGCATGGGCACCGCCATATCGACTGGATCGGCCGTTGCGGCGCGCTGAAGATCGTATCCGCCCCCTCGCCCGTCATGGAGGCGACTGAGGCCGACCCGACCTGCTTCTACATCCACACGCTGGCGGCCGCCGAGGCCGGGATCGCGCTGCTGGAGCCGCAGCGCATCGTGATCGAGCCGCGCGCTTCCGCCGTCAGCGCGTGA
- a CDS encoding Na+/H+ antiporter subunit E, with protein sequence MEGSAAADDVPLSTLLARGLGLLLLWVILMGPALANLPVGLAASAAGVWASTALWPAGGKLSLPGLARFLARFLPQSVVAGLDVARRAFAREPDLRPGFTTCRSTVPVGLARDSACAVMSLQPGKLPVAVETDGTLHIHCLDLREAVAEQVSADEAAFNRVLKPEKRDG encoded by the coding sequence ATGGAGGGATCGGCCGCAGCCGACGACGTGCCGCTCTCGACGCTCCTGGCTCGGGGGCTGGGCCTGCTGCTGCTATGGGTGATCCTGATGGGCCCAGCGCTGGCGAATCTGCCGGTCGGGCTCGCCGCCAGCGCCGCGGGCGTCTGGGCGAGCACGGCCCTCTGGCCGGCCGGCGGGAAGCTCTCATTGCCCGGTCTCGCGCGGTTCCTGGCCCGCTTCCTGCCGCAGTCCGTCGTCGCGGGGCTCGATGTCGCCCGGCGCGCCTTTGCACGCGAACCCGACCTGAGGCCGGGCTTCACGACCTGTCGTTCCACCGTACCCGTCGGCTTGGCGCGTGACTCGGCTTGCGCGGTGATGAGTTTGCAGCCGGGCAAGCTTCCTGTCGCCGTGGAAACCGACGGCACGCTGCATATCCATTGCCTAGACCTGCGCGAGGCCGTGGCCGAGCAGGTCTCTGCCGACGAGGCGGCCTTCAACCGTGTTCTCAAACCGGAGAAGCGCGATGGCTGA
- a CDS encoding M17 family peptidase N-terminal domain-containing protein: MEIIPAVGEAEKLGTELLVLGVFCDGPLTGSARAVNDRSAGRLAVSIAQADLGENVGATRLIEALPGVAARRLLLVGLGRAETFSERAYRQGLAAVAKALNHDPAREIVVTLAENEVPRRALSWRMQQAGRILADGRYDFGLPDRAMREEQRSIMLLVPHALTSELVAALRQGVAIGEGVSFAKELGNLPPDLCTPAFIARTASAMASQFDFSVDVLGRSDFENHGMATFLAWEKASAGACKLIVLRSDRRMAAGRPIVLIGNGGAELDLQHEQRLRHAPIRDMRGIAGVLGAMRTVERLGLALNVVGLIVASEGGAPRGGCRPARPKEIRSPHVPAPSLLADVLSYAAQFSPNCVIDVAALTRASTAALGSHASGLFANDDALASELVKCGGSSGDAVWQLPLWDDHPRSSAMHGVESDPVDGPPEAIAAASDLARFATAYPWAHLDISGTGSTAGRMRSATGRPVPLLAEFLIGRARAVPGNAIFSPRSRTELHS; encoded by the coding sequence ATGGAGATCATCCCGGCCGTCGGAGAAGCCGAGAAACTCGGGACCGAGCTGCTCGTCCTGGGCGTGTTCTGCGACGGCCCGCTGACGGGCTCGGCGCGGGCCGTGAACGACCGCTCGGCAGGTCGGCTGGCAGTGTCCATCGCCCAGGCCGATCTCGGTGAAAACGTCGGTGCGACGCGCCTGATCGAGGCGTTGCCCGGTGTCGCGGCGCGACGCCTTCTGCTGGTCGGCCTCGGGCGGGCCGAGACCTTTTCGGAGCGGGCCTACCGGCAAGGACTCGCGGCGGTCGCGAAGGCCCTGAACCACGATCCGGCAAGAGAGATCGTGGTCACGCTGGCGGAGAACGAGGTTCCGCGCCGGGCGCTGAGCTGGCGGATGCAGCAGGCGGGGCGGATTCTCGCCGATGGCCGCTACGACTTCGGACTTCCCGACCGGGCGATGCGCGAGGAGCAGCGCAGCATCATGTTGCTCGTCCCCCACGCCCTGACCTCCGAGCTCGTCGCGGCGCTGCGGCAGGGCGTGGCGATCGGGGAGGGCGTTTCCTTCGCCAAGGAGCTGGGAAACCTGCCGCCGGATCTGTGTACTCCGGCTTTCATCGCCCGGACGGCGTCGGCAATGGCAAGCCAGTTCGACTTCAGCGTCGATGTGTTGGGGCGGAGCGATTTCGAGAATCACGGAATGGCGACGTTCCTTGCATGGGAGAAGGCCTCGGCCGGCGCCTGCAAGTTGATCGTCCTGCGAAGCGACCGGCGCATGGCGGCCGGCCGACCGATCGTCTTGATCGGCAATGGCGGGGCGGAGCTCGACCTTCAGCACGAGCAGCGCCTACGTCACGCCCCGATCCGCGACATGCGCGGCATCGCCGGCGTGCTGGGCGCGATGCGGACGGTCGAGCGGCTCGGCCTCGCCCTCAATGTCGTCGGCCTCATCGTCGCCAGCGAGGGCGGGGCGCCGCGCGGCGGATGCCGGCCGGCCAGGCCGAAGGAGATCCGCTCTCCCCATGTACCCGCGCCATCGCTGCTGGCCGACGTGCTGAGCTATGCCGCGCAATTCTCGCCGAACTGCGTCATCGATGTCGCGGCGCTGACCCGCGCCTCTACAGCCGCGCTGGGCAGCCATGCCAGCGGCCTTTTCGCCAATGACGACGCCCTGGCATCGGAGCTGGTGAAATGCGGCGGAAGCTCCGGCGACGCCGTCTGGCAGCTGCCGCTCTGGGATGACCATCCGCGATCTTCCGCGATGCATGGCGTCGAGTCCGACCCTGTAGACGGCCCGCCGGAGGCGATTGCCGCCGCTTCGGATCTCGCCCGCTTCGCCACCGCCTATCCCTGGGCCCATCTCGACATCTCCGGCACGGGCTCGACTGCCGGCCGGATGCGCAGCGCGACGGGGCGCCCGGTGCCGCTGCTTGCAGAATTCCTGATCGGCCGGGCACGGGCGGTGCCGGGCAATGCGATCTTTTCCCCCCGCTCAAGAACGGAGCTTCATTCATGA
- a CDS encoding efflux RND transporter permease subunit, with amino-acid sequence MSFNLSEWALKSRSVVIYLMIVAVAAGVFAFIRLGRNEDPAFVIKTMVVSAIWPGATMEETLSQVTERLERQLEETPGLDSLRSFTRPGVTTIFVNLKGEVPGRQVQDTWYRVRNLIADMRHTLPSGTLGPFFNDRFGDTFGIIYGFTSDGFSSRDLRDHVETIRSRLLLVPDVSKIEIIGAQDERIFIEFSVRELANLGLNRSALLAALQAQNVVRPAGEVQTQDEKFSVRVSGAFQSESDLLNINFPVGDRMVRLADIATISRGQADPPTPMFRVNGREAIGLGIAMRDGGDILALGNNVKKAMAEVTAGLPLGIEPYLVADQAVTVSHAIDDFMMSLWQAVGIILVVSFISLGVRPGLIVALAIPLTLAIVFACMLVAGIDMQRISLGALIIALALLVDDAMTTTDAMVTRLAAGEEKMKAATFAFEKYATAMLAGTLVTIAGFVPIGFAASSAGEYTFSLFAVVTIALVVSWFVAVLFAPVLGVAMLKAPDASAQSKEPGRVERGFRSFLSGAIKLRWVTIAVTLALFAASILALPLVPRQFFPASDRPELLVDLTLPQNASIYASEDLVNRFEASLKGDPDVERWSTYVGRGAIRFYLPLNAQLPNDFFSQAVIVAKDVAARERLQKKLEALLAKEFPNVVGRVSPLELGPPVGWPVQYRVSGPDIAEVRTVAMKLAQVVAANPKAQQINFDWIEPARELRLRLDQDEARRLGLSSQAVAAIVNTVVSGTVVTQVRDSIYLVDVVVRAQDSERASLDTLRSMQVALPNGRSVPVSQFVSFSYGLESPLIWRRDRVPNLTVAADVPPGTLPDVVVSALQPSVDALRKTLPAGYDIAVGGTVEESAKSQASVIAVIPVMLLIMFTVLMAQLRSFRLFAIVLSIAPLGLIGVVAALLLSGKPLGFVALLGILALIGIITKNAVILVGQIEDERAAGKSVIEAAVDAAGTRFRPIVLTAISTVLGMIPIAPTVFWGPMAFAIMGGLLVATVLTLVLLPVLYVTVFGAPSARGKAQRTASAGASRS; translated from the coding sequence ATGAGCTTCAACCTCTCGGAATGGGCGCTTAAGAGCCGCTCGGTCGTGATCTACCTCATGATCGTCGCGGTTGCCGCAGGCGTCTTCGCCTTCATCCGGCTCGGCCGCAACGAGGATCCGGCCTTCGTCATCAAGACGATGGTCGTCTCGGCGATCTGGCCCGGCGCCACCATGGAAGAAACGCTGAGCCAGGTGACCGAGCGTCTCGAGCGGCAGCTCGAGGAGACGCCGGGCCTCGACAGCCTGCGCAGCTTCACCAGGCCCGGCGTGACGACGATCTTCGTCAACCTGAAGGGCGAGGTTCCCGGCCGCCAGGTTCAGGACACCTGGTACAGGGTGCGCAACCTCATCGCCGACATGCGGCACACGCTGCCTTCGGGCACGCTCGGGCCGTTCTTCAACGACCGCTTCGGCGACACCTTCGGCATCATCTACGGCTTCACCTCGGACGGCTTCAGCAGCCGGGACCTACGGGACCATGTCGAGACCATCCGGTCTCGGCTGCTGCTCGTACCTGATGTCTCGAAGATCGAGATCATCGGCGCGCAGGACGAGCGCATCTTCATCGAATTCTCGGTGCGGGAACTCGCCAATCTCGGCCTAAATCGCTCCGCGCTGCTCGCGGCCCTGCAGGCCCAGAACGTGGTCCGGCCGGCGGGCGAGGTGCAGACGCAGGACGAGAAATTCTCGGTGCGGGTCTCCGGCGCATTCCAGTCCGAGTCCGATCTGCTGAACATCAACTTCCCGGTCGGGGACCGGATGGTACGCCTTGCCGACATCGCGACTATCAGCCGCGGCCAGGCCGACCCGCCAACGCCGATGTTCCGCGTGAACGGGCGGGAAGCGATAGGACTCGGCATCGCCATGCGCGATGGCGGCGACATCCTGGCGCTCGGCAACAACGTCAAGAAGGCGATGGCAGAGGTCACCGCCGGCCTGCCGCTAGGCATCGAGCCCTATCTTGTCGCCGACCAGGCCGTGACGGTCTCGCATGCGATCGACGATTTCATGATGTCGCTCTGGCAGGCGGTCGGCATCATCTTGGTCGTCAGCTTCATCAGCCTCGGCGTGCGGCCGGGCCTCATCGTCGCGCTCGCGATTCCGCTGACGCTCGCCATCGTTTTCGCCTGCATGCTGGTGGCCGGCATCGACATGCAGCGCATCTCGCTCGGCGCCCTGATCATCGCGCTGGCGCTGCTGGTCGACGACGCCATGACCACGACAGACGCCATGGTCACGCGGCTCGCCGCGGGCGAGGAGAAGATGAAGGCGGCGACCTTCGCCTTCGAGAAATACGCGACCGCGATGCTGGCTGGCACGCTGGTGACGATTGCCGGCTTCGTGCCGATCGGCTTCGCCGCGAGCTCCGCCGGCGAATACACCTTCTCGCTCTTCGCGGTGGTGACGATCGCGCTCGTCGTCTCCTGGTTCGTGGCCGTCCTCTTCGCGCCCGTGCTCGGCGTCGCCATGCTGAAGGCGCCCGACGCTTCAGCGCAGAGCAAGGAGCCGGGGCGGGTCGAGCGCGGCTTCCGCTCGTTCCTTTCGGGGGCGATCAAGCTGCGCTGGGTGACCATCGCGGTGACGCTTGCCCTGTTCGCTGCGTCGATCCTTGCGCTGCCGCTCGTGCCGCGGCAATTCTTCCCGGCCTCGGACCGCCCGGAGCTGCTCGTCGATCTCACTTTGCCGCAGAATGCCTCGATCTATGCCAGCGAGGACCTCGTCAACCGCTTCGAGGCGTCGCTCAAGGGCGATCCCGATGTCGAGCGCTGGAGCACCTATGTCGGCCGCGGCGCGATCCGCTTCTACCTGCCGCTGAATGCGCAATTGCCGAACGACTTCTTCAGCCAGGCCGTGATCGTCGCCAAGGACGTGGCGGCGCGCGAGCGGCTCCAGAAGAAGCTCGAAGCGCTTCTCGCCAAGGAATTCCCCAACGTGGTCGGGCGCGTCTCGCCGCTTGAGCTCGGTCCGCCCGTGGGCTGGCCGGTGCAGTATCGCGTCAGCGGGCCCGATATCGCGGAAGTCCGCACCGTCGCGATGAAGCTCGCGCAGGTGGTGGCGGCGAACCCCAAGGCGCAGCAGATCAATTTCGACTGGATCGAGCCGGCGCGGGAGCTGCGCCTGCGCCTCGACCAGGACGAGGCGCGTCGTCTCGGCCTCAGCTCGCAGGCCGTCGCCGCGATCGTCAACACCGTGGTCTCCGGCACGGTCGTGACGCAGGTTCGCGATTCCATCTATCTCGTCGATGTCGTCGTGCGGGCCCAGGATTCCGAGCGCGCCTCGCTCGACACGTTGCGCAGCATGCAGGTCGCGCTGCCCAACGGCCGCTCGGTGCCGGTGTCGCAATTCGTCAGCTTCAGCTACGGGCTGGAATCGCCCCTGATCTGGCGGCGGGACCGCGTGCCGAACCTGACGGTGGCGGCCGATGTTCCACCGGGCACCTTGCCGGACGTGGTGGTGAGCGCGCTGCAGCCTTCCGTCGACGCGCTCCGGAAAACGCTGCCCGCCGGCTATGACATCGCCGTCGGCGGCACGGTCGAGGAAAGCGCCAAGTCGCAGGCCTCGGTCATCGCGGTCATCCCCGTGATGCTGCTGATCATGTTCACGGTCCTGATGGCTCAGCTCAGGAGTTTCAGGCTCTTCGCGATCGTGCTCAGCATCGCGCCGCTCGGTCTCATCGGCGTCGTCGCAGCGCTGCTGCTGTCAGGCAAGCCGCTGGGCTTCGTCGCCTTGCTCGGCATTCTCGCCCTGATCGGCATCATCACCAAGAACGCGGTGATCCTGGTCGGTCAGATCGAGGACGAGCGGGCGGCCGGCAAGAGCGTCATCGAAGCCGCCGTGGACGCTGCCGGCACGCGCTTCCGGCCGATCGTGCTGACCGCCATCTCGACCGTGCTCGGCATGATCCCGATCGCACCGACCGTGTTCTGGGGCCCGATGGCCTTCGCGATCATGGGCGGCCTGCTGGTCGCGACGGTCCTGACCCTCGTCCTCCTCCCCGTCCTCTATGTCACCGTCTTCGGCGCCCCCTCGGCGCGCGGCAAGGCGCAGCGGACGGCCAGCGCGGGAGCGTCCCGGTCATGA
- a CDS encoding efflux RND transporter periplasmic adaptor subunit: protein MSAISTRHMPRSRLGRVAAVTMLGAVLVSCGNEQAPQSEGRPVGVVTVEAGQFADDIQLSGEIQAKKDVGLGFRIGGRVLERPVNVGDRVTAGQVVARLEPALEQNALAAAKAALEAARGEVNTARNTFERQERLMNQGFTTRPRFDQALRAQETAQAQLENAEAQLELARDRLGFTELRTDVAGVVTARRIEPGEVVQSGQIVVQIARDDDRDAVFNVPASVLDTHLSDAKIRVALADAPAVTAYGTVREVAPQADPVTRTFEIRVGLQNPPETMRLGSTVVGTIELTTAAIVSIPASALTQQGRSPAVWIIDPAKSTVSLRSVDVLRFDPGKVILSQGLEPGETIVSAGIQTLHPGQRVRPLRGDGDRPRQQAAAAARRP from the coding sequence ATGAGCGCAATCTCGACGAGGCATATGCCGAGGAGCCGCCTGGGGCGGGTGGCCGCCGTCACGATGCTTGGTGCGGTCCTTGTCTCCTGCGGCAACGAACAGGCGCCGCAATCCGAGGGGCGGCCCGTCGGGGTCGTCACGGTCGAGGCGGGGCAGTTCGCCGACGATATCCAGCTCAGCGGTGAGATCCAGGCGAAGAAGGATGTCGGGCTCGGCTTCCGCATCGGCGGGCGGGTGCTCGAACGGCCCGTCAATGTCGGCGACCGGGTGACGGCGGGACAGGTCGTCGCCAGGCTCGAGCCCGCCCTTGAACAGAATGCGCTGGCCGCGGCCAAGGCAGCGTTGGAGGCCGCGCGCGGCGAGGTCAACACGGCGCGCAACACCTTCGAGCGTCAGGAGCGGCTGATGAATCAGGGCTTCACCACCCGGCCGCGCTTCGACCAGGCGCTTCGCGCCCAGGAGACGGCGCAGGCGCAGCTGGAGAATGCGGAGGCGCAGCTCGAACTGGCGCGCGACCGGCTCGGCTTCACCGAACTGCGCACCGACGTCGCAGGCGTCGTGACGGCACGGCGGATCGAGCCGGGCGAGGTCGTGCAGTCCGGCCAGATCGTCGTCCAGATCGCCCGCGACGACGATCGGGACGCGGTCTTCAACGTACCGGCGTCGGTGCTGGACACCCATCTTTCCGACGCGAAAATCCGCGTCGCGCTGGCGGATGCGCCCGCCGTCACCGCCTACGGCACGGTGCGGGAGGTGGCGCCCCAGGCCGACCCCGTGACCCGGACCTTCGAGATCAGGGTCGGGTTGCAGAATCCGCCGGAGACGATGCGGCTCGGTTCCACCGTGGTCGGCACCATCGAACTCACGACCGCGGCGATCGTCTCGATTCCGGCGAGCGCGCTGACGCAGCAGGGCCGGTCGCCCGCCGTGTGGATCATCGACCCCGCCAAGTCGACCGTCTCGCTGCGCAGCGTCGACGTGCTGCGCTTCGACCCCGGCAAGGTGATCCTCTCCCAAGGGCTGGAGCCCGGCGAAACAATCGTCTCGGCCGGAATCCAGACTCTGCACCCTGGCCAGCGCGTCAGGCCCCTGCGCGGGGACGGAGATCGCCCCCGACAGCAGGCAGCGGCCGCGGCTCGCCGGCCGTGA